From Rhodothermales bacterium, one genomic window encodes:
- a CDS encoding peptidylprolyl isomerase: MRFICALLVLCAFAGPVAGQGLPDDRIAEAAPDSFKVAFETSKGPFDVVVYRAWSPYAADRFYHLVRLGFYDGVSLFRVVAGYVVQFGISNDAETNRAWRPRGLIDEPVLAHNARGTISFARGGPNTRTTQVFINLSDNAMLDNLVNGGVRGYPPFGRVVSGMDEVVAMFNADYGNAPAMRQDSINVAGRAFLDRAFPGLDYVVRAKLVDF, from the coding sequence ATGCGTTTTATTTGCGCCCTTCTGGTGCTGTGTGCGTTCGCCGGCCCGGTAGCCGGCCAGGGCTTGCCCGACGACCGCATCGCGGAAGCCGCGCCCGACAGCTTCAAGGTAGCGTTCGAGACCAGCAAAGGCCCCTTCGATGTGGTGGTGTACCGGGCGTGGAGCCCCTACGCCGCTGATCGGTTTTACCACCTGGTGCGCCTCGGCTTCTACGACGGCGTGTCGCTCTTCCGCGTGGTGGCCGGCTATGTCGTCCAGTTCGGCATCAGCAACGACGCTGAGACGAACCGCGCATGGCGCCCGCGCGGATTGATCGACGAGCCCGTGCTGGCACACAATGCCCGCGGCACCATTTCTTTTGCGCGAGGCGGCCCGAATACCCGAACGACGCAGGTCTTCATCAATCTGTCCGACAATGCGATGCTGGACAATCTGGTGAACGGAGGCGTGAGGGGCTATCCGCCGTTCGGACGCGTGGTTTCGGGGATGGATGAGGTGGTCGCGATGTTTAATGCGGACTACGGCAACGCGCCGGCGATGCGGCAGGATTCAATCAATGTGGCGGGGCGCGCCTTTCTCGATCGGGCCTTTCCCGGGCTGGACTACGTCGTCCGCGCGAAGCTGGTCGACTTCTAG
- a CDS encoding sigma-70 family RNA polymerase sigma factor, protein MLDTPQTIKHRYAPSLTSDRYHTLLQMSDEDLMEQFQMGTVEAFNILVDKYSERLTHYLYGFLGDSKRCEDLLQETFLRVYRNRHSYQRIAKFSTWLYTIAGNLARSEYRKRKRRRMYSLQSVNRDNEEYELQLPDDSFRPDNHAESTIQDKYIQDALNEIPESFREVVVLRDVQQLAYEEIAEITGLPMGTVKSRINRGRSKLQVLLKDVYTTEEV, encoded by the coding sequence ATGCTGGATACACCCCAGACGATTAAGCATCGTTACGCCCCGAGCCTTACTTCCGACCGGTATCACACGCTCCTGCAGATGAGCGACGAGGACCTGATGGAGCAGTTCCAGATGGGGACGGTCGAGGCCTTCAACATCCTGGTCGACAAATACAGCGAGCGACTCACCCACTATCTTTACGGATTCCTGGGTGATTCGAAGCGCTGCGAGGACCTGCTGCAGGAAACGTTCCTCCGTGTCTACCGGAACCGGCATTCGTATCAGCGGATCGCCAAGTTCTCGACCTGGCTGTACACCATCGCCGGCAACCTCGCGCGCTCGGAATACCGCAAGCGCAAGCGCCGCCGCATGTACTCGCTGCAGTCGGTCAACCGGGACAACGAGGAATACGAACTCCAGCTGCCGGACGACTCCTTCCGCCCCGACAACCACGCCGAGAGCACCATCCAGGACAAATACATCCAGGATGCGCTCAACGAGATCCCGGAATCCTTCCGTGAAGTGGTCGTGCTCCGCGACGTCCAGCAGCTGGCCTACGAAGAGATCGCCGAGATCACCGGCCTGCCGATGGGTACCGTCAAGAGCCGCATCAACCGGGGCCGCTCCAAGCTCCAGGTGCTGCTGAAAGACGTGTACACCACCGAGGAAGTGTAG
- a CDS encoding PLP-dependent aminotransferase family protein, with protein sequence MPSTATPDLVLTPRSPDEPAYRWLCDALRGAILGGRLRPGVRLPASRELARTYGLSRGTVVTAFELLQAEGYLEGRVGAGTYVSRTLPDALLQVEERPLGKATPATATPGNAAFSRRVVLIPPVEPHSPRAFRTNLPAIDLFPMKRWARVANRRLRQMPHALLEGCAPLGYLPLREAVAEYLHTSRGVEAEPERIAILSGVQEALDLLTRLLVDPGGRVGLENPGYVGARRVFEAQHVAMVPIPVDADGMTVPAGAPDVRMVYLTPGHQAPLGMSMSLARRLALLEWARATDTWLIEDDYDSEYRYAGRPLPALQGLDRHGTVIYAGSFSKVLFPGLRLGYLALPAALVDPVAAARSLTQRHASILDQTVLCDFMTEGHFSRHVRRMRGVYAERLGALAEAAERMLAGRLEVVRVEAGLQTVGWLGDGLDARAVADAARAAGIDVYPVSGACLRPLGREGLQLGFAAVSPAALRRGVERLSEILNRLAG encoded by the coding sequence ATGCCTTCAACCGCGACCCCCGATCTTGTGCTGACGCCGCGCTCGCCCGACGAGCCGGCCTATCGATGGCTCTGCGACGCGCTCCGGGGCGCCATCCTGGGCGGCCGGCTGCGGCCGGGCGTGCGGCTGCCCGCCTCGCGCGAGCTTGCGCGGACGTACGGTCTGTCGCGCGGGACCGTCGTCACGGCGTTCGAGCTGCTTCAGGCCGAGGGGTATCTCGAAGGGCGCGTCGGCGCGGGCACCTATGTTTCCCGAACGCTGCCGGACGCGCTGCTGCAGGTGGAGGAACGACCTTTGGGTAAGGCAACGCCGGCAACGGCCACCCCGGGCAATGCCGCGTTCAGCCGGCGCGTCGTGCTGATTCCTCCCGTCGAGCCCCATTCGCCGCGCGCCTTCCGGACCAACCTGCCGGCGATCGATCTCTTTCCGATGAAGCGCTGGGCGCGGGTCGCGAACCGCCGCCTGCGCCAGATGCCGCATGCGCTGCTCGAAGGCTGTGCGCCGCTGGGGTATCTGCCGCTCCGCGAAGCCGTAGCCGAATACCTGCACACCTCCCGGGGCGTCGAGGCGGAGCCCGAGCGCATCGCCATCCTGTCCGGCGTCCAGGAAGCGCTGGATCTGCTGACGCGCCTGCTCGTCGACCCGGGCGGGCGGGTGGGGCTTGAAAATCCGGGGTACGTGGGCGCGCGGCGGGTGTTCGAGGCGCAGCACGTGGCGATGGTCCCGATCCCGGTCGATGCCGACGGGATGACCGTCCCGGCCGGCGCTCCGGACGTGCGCATGGTCTACCTGACGCCCGGCCACCAGGCCCCGCTGGGCATGAGCATGAGCCTCGCCCGCCGGCTCGCCCTGCTCGAGTGGGCCCGTGCGACCGACACATGGCTTATCGAAGACGACTACGACAGCGAATACCGCTACGCCGGCCGGCCGCTGCCGGCGCTCCAGGGGCTGGATCGGCACGGCACCGTGATTTATGCCGGCAGCTTTAGCAAGGTGCTGTTCCCCGGCTTGCGGCTGGGGTACCTCGCCCTGCCGGCCGCGCTGGTCGACCCGGTTGCGGCGGCGCGCTCACTGACGCAGCGGCATGCGTCCATCCTCGATCAGACGGTGTTGTGCGATTTTATGACGGAAGGCCATTTCAGTCGGCACGTCCGCCGGATGCGCGGGGTCTATGCCGAACGGCTCGGCGCGCTGGCCGAGGCTGCGGAGCGGATGCTCGCCGGCCGGCTGGAGGTCGTCCGCGTCGAGGCGGGGCTGCAGACGGTCGGTTGGCTGGGCGATGGTCTTGATGCGCGGGCCGTGGCGGACGCGGCGCGAGCGGCCGGGATCGACGTGTACCCGGTTTCCGGTGCCTGCCTGCGCCCACTGGGGCGTGAGGGGCTGCAGTTGGGTTTCGCGGCCGTCTCGCCGGCAGCACTGCGGCGCGGCGTCGAACGGCTGTCGGAGATCCTGAACCGCCTTGCCGGATAG
- a CDS encoding T9SS type A sorting domain-containing protein: protein MKTTFLATLLIFQVSTVIAQGGPPQFNSVITALEFDAEGRLYVGGFFSEVAGMPAVGLVRWDGAAWEPLGDGTMDVGAMRFVGDTLYVGGENLDPHANHEQVARWTPEGFEPFGTFRHRCCGSPTIYAIEADPNGGLIVAGNFTEVDTFFEANSLARWRDAQWETIGARIEGTIIVDDAMDAVLGVLTDSQNVYIAGLFDRVGTLETGGLAKWTGSAWEGLATGPESVYVLVFGPEGSLYAGGGFTDIDGKEINRIARWDGTAWEPLGAGIDGEILFGSGVSALAADAEYVYAAGDFESAGGIPANNIARWDGQSWEPLGGGLNSRVDVLRVGPDGSLYAAGFFTEAGGVPVSQLARWDGERWHAVGIVAPVGTEEVDPAPGDRFSLFPNPADSRFTVGLDVSESGPVRVLLYDLLGRHVATPLDAWLPAGSHRMPIDVSPLSAGIYLVWIEHAGQRKTSMLRVIH, encoded by the coding sequence ATGAAAACCACCTTCCTGGCCACCCTGCTTATTTTTCAAGTGAGCACTGTTATTGCGCAGGGCGGCCCGCCGCAATTCAATAGCGTGATCACGGCGCTCGAATTCGACGCGGAAGGGCGACTCTATGTCGGTGGTTTCTTCAGCGAAGTCGCCGGCATGCCTGCTGTTGGACTCGTCCGCTGGGATGGCGCCGCCTGGGAGCCGCTTGGGGATGGAACCATGGACGTCGGCGCCATGCGTTTCGTAGGGGATACCCTGTACGTCGGGGGCGAAAATCTCGACCCGCATGCGAACCATGAACAGGTGGCCCGGTGGACTCCGGAAGGCTTCGAACCGTTTGGGACGTTTCGGCACCGATGCTGTGGAAGCCCAACCATCTACGCAATCGAAGCCGATCCCAACGGGGGCCTGATCGTGGCTGGCAATTTTACCGAGGTCGACACCTTTTTTGAGGCGAACAGCCTGGCGCGGTGGCGCGACGCGCAGTGGGAAACCATTGGGGCGCGTATCGAGGGGACCATCATCGTGGACGATGCTATGGACGCGGTACTTGGCGTGCTGACCGATAGCCAGAACGTGTACATCGCCGGACTCTTTGATCGCGTGGGGACGCTGGAGACGGGCGGCCTGGCGAAGTGGACCGGTAGTGCCTGGGAGGGTCTTGCGACAGGTCCGGAGAGCGTCTATGTGCTCGTCTTCGGGCCTGAAGGGTCATTGTACGCGGGTGGCGGTTTTACCGATATCGATGGAAAGGAAATCAATCGGATCGCACGATGGGATGGAACGGCCTGGGAGCCGCTTGGCGCGGGTATCGATGGAGAGATTCTGTTCGGATCGGGGGTATCCGCGTTGGCTGCCGATGCCGAATACGTTTATGCCGCCGGTGATTTTGAATCCGCTGGGGGGATTCCGGCGAACAACATCGCCCGGTGGGACGGTCAGTCCTGGGAGCCGCTGGGGGGTGGACTAAATTCGAGAGTCGACGTGCTCCGGGTGGGACCGGACGGTTCGCTCTACGCGGCCGGCTTTTTCACCGAGGCCGGCGGCGTCCCGGTCTCGCAACTCGCCCGATGGGACGGCGAACGCTGGCACGCGGTCGGCATCGTGGCGCCGGTAGGGACGGAGGAGGTCGATCCCGCGCCAGGCGATAGGTTCAGCCTCTTTCCGAATCCCGCAGATAGCCGTTTTACGGTGGGGCTGGACGTATCCGAGTCCGGTCCGGTGCGCGTTCTCCTCTACGATCTCCTCGGCCGGCACGTCGCAACACCGCTCGATGCCTGGCTGCCGGCCGGCTCGCACCGGATGCCCATCGACGTAAGCCCGCTGTCCGCCGGCATCTACCTCGTTTGGATCGAACATGCTGGCCAGCGGAAGACCAGCATGCTGAGGGTGATCCACTAG
- a CDS encoding sodium:solute symporter family protein, with product MENQVMSDLGQMAYFVLAGYLLLLLGIGFVGYKRSQVGEEDYYLAGRGQGWLVSSLTIMATFFSSFALLGAPGMVYRDGVVFALFALNVPLSGAMIYVLGSKIHRIGKARGFVTPADMLCDYYESPVALRLLVAVTGFLYAVPYVVMQIQAGGILAEQLFPGDNSFVVGAILLSLITMLYIMIGGMRSVAWTDVIQGGLLVFGMLVAGAATVAVLGGVSGFFQSVAELPATSLSVPGTTGYWTPEMLFTVCFFASMGSMVQPAQWMRYYSASSTSTLRRSAVIFTVVLTMCFLFGIMLVGLGGQVLYPIQTGGPVVLPNPAVGTAPGQFDQILVVLIKNHLPQLLGVAGSALAAIIMVAIMAAAMSTADSNLHALSAIITRDIYDRFIDPTASEARRTWVGRLIIFFATGLALLIVIVSRTSATVNLVGMIAQLGLLAIAFSSQLLPMAFDMLFIKRGTRQGAVAGIVVGLGIVFLLSPLWPSILGGGSDALTQFRTILDIGAWGLLANVVVFGVVSAMTRQQPVSETKLGA from the coding sequence ATGGAAAATCAGGTCATGTCGGATCTGGGCCAGATGGCCTACTTCGTGCTCGCCGGCTATCTGCTGCTGCTGCTGGGCATCGGCTTCGTGGGCTACAAGCGGAGCCAGGTCGGCGAAGAAGACTATTACCTCGCCGGCCGCGGTCAGGGCTGGCTCGTATCGTCTTTGACCATCATGGCGACCTTCTTCAGTTCGTTTGCTTTGCTGGGTGCGCCGGGCATGGTCTATCGCGATGGCGTCGTCTTCGCGCTGTTTGCCCTGAACGTACCCCTGAGCGGGGCGATGATCTATGTGCTGGGCAGCAAGATCCACCGGATCGGGAAGGCCCGGGGCTTTGTGACGCCGGCGGATATGCTGTGCGACTATTACGAGAGCCCGGTCGCCCTGCGGCTGCTGGTTGCGGTCACGGGCTTTCTGTATGCGGTGCCGTATGTGGTCATGCAGATCCAGGCCGGCGGTATCCTGGCCGAGCAGCTGTTTCCCGGGGACAACAGCTTTGTCGTCGGCGCGATCCTGCTCTCGCTGATCACGATGCTCTACATCATGATCGGCGGCATGCGCAGCGTGGCGTGGACGGACGTGATCCAGGGCGGATTGCTCGTGTTCGGCATGCTGGTCGCCGGCGCGGCCACCGTCGCGGTGCTCGGCGGCGTGTCGGGCTTCTTCCAGAGCGTCGCCGAACTGCCGGCCACCTCGCTCTCGGTGCCGGGCACGACGGGGTACTGGACCCCCGAGATGCTCTTTACCGTGTGTTTCTTTGCCTCGATGGGGTCGATGGTGCAGCCGGCGCAGTGGATGCGCTATTATTCGGCCAGCTCCACGAGCACGCTGCGGCGAAGCGCCGTGATCTTTACCGTCGTCCTCACGATGTGCTTCCTGTTCGGCATCATGCTGGTCGGTCTCGGCGGACAGGTGCTCTACCCGATCCAGACCGGCGGGCCGGTAGTCCTCCCGAATCCGGCGGTCGGTACGGCGCCCGGACAGTTCGATCAGATCCTCGTGGTGCTGATCAAGAACCATCTGCCGCAACTCCTGGGCGTCGCCGGCAGCGCGCTGGCGGCGATCATCATGGTCGCCATCATGGCCGCGGCGATGAGTACGGCGGACAGTAACCTGCACGCCCTCAGCGCCATCATCACGCGCGATATCTACGACCGGTTTATCGACCCCACGGCCTCGGAGGCGCGGCGCACCTGGGTGGGTCGCCTGATCATCTTTTTTGCCACCGGGCTGGCGCTGCTGATCGTGATCGTAAGCCGTACCAGCGCCACCGTCAATCTGGTGGGCATGATCGCCCAGCTGGGGCTCCTCGCCATCGCGTTCTCCAGTCAGTTGCTGCCCATGGCGTTCGATATGCTCTTCATAAAACGGGGTACGAGACAGGGCGCCGTGGCGGGGATCGTCGTCGGCCTCGGGATCGTTTTTTTGCTCAGTCCGTTATGGCCGTCGATCCTTGGCGGCGGGAGCGACGCCCTCACCCAGTTCCGCACGATTCTGGATATCGGCGCCTGGGGATTGCTCGCCAACGTGGTCGTATTTGGCGTCGTGTCGGCGATGACGCGTCAGCAGCCTGTATCGGAAACCAAACTCGGCGCTTGA
- a CDS encoding DUF971 domain-containing protein, translating into MPAPHAPRQIILNATEQTLQITWLDGHTSAYPLDGLRRACPCASCMGGHEAMGQVPEREIFLLPSLMRWDNVRLEPVGGYGLRIVWDDGHDAGIHTWERLRSLCPCEACAATYGQR; encoded by the coding sequence ATGCCCGCCCCGCACGCGCCTCGCCAGATCATCCTCAACGCGACCGAGCAGACCCTCCAGATCACCTGGCTCGACGGCCACACCAGCGCCTACCCGCTGGACGGACTCCGGCGCGCCTGTCCGTGCGCCTCCTGTATGGGTGGGCACGAAGCGATGGGGCAGGTGCCGGAACGGGAAATCTTTCTCCTTCCCTCGCTCATGCGCTGGGACAACGTCCGCCTCGAACCCGTGGGTGGGTATGGGCTCCGCATCGTCTGGGACGATGGCCACGACGCCGGCATCCACACCTGGGAACGGCTGCGCAGCCTGTGCCCGTGCGAGGCCTGCGCGGCTACGTACGGGCAGCGCTAG